One part of the Treponema peruense genome encodes these proteins:
- a CDS encoding TIGR04100 family radical SAM protein — MQKGMTIVYGVKSGLYVNLTNRCPCACTFCIRKNADKVYEEPDTLWLEHEPSFSEVRSAFEAQDMSRYTEVVFCGYGEPTEALDVMLETAAFVKEHYKIPVRLNTNGLGNLINGKRIEPLLEGLVDTVSVSLNTSDVENYLRVVRPGFGAESFESMLDFARECKKYVPNVVMTTVDTTISHEDEKCCAEICRGLGVSYRIREYSAPDEGDSSKGTVSENKSTLKDTDAVVETETGTGEKPRSQLTTLCYIEKGDSYLMLHRVSKKNDINHDKWIGVGGHFERDESPEDCLLREVKEETGLTLNGYRFRGIVTFISDGSEAEYMCLYTSDDFSGTLIDCDEGKLEWIKKADFMKLEHWEGDAIFLKLIEEDAPFFSLKLVYTNGRLVESVLNGRKL; from the coding sequence ATGCAGAAGGGAATGACTATAGTTTACGGTGTAAAATCAGGTCTTTATGTGAATTTGACAAACAGGTGTCCCTGCGCGTGTACTTTTTGTATCCGTAAAAATGCCGATAAGGTTTACGAAGAGCCTGATACTTTGTGGCTTGAACATGAGCCTTCGTTTTCTGAAGTCAGGTCGGCTTTTGAGGCACAGGATATGTCGCGCTATACTGAAGTTGTTTTTTGCGGTTACGGTGAACCGACTGAAGCGCTGGATGTTATGCTTGAGACTGCTGCTTTTGTAAAAGAGCATTATAAAATTCCCGTAAGGCTGAATACGAACGGGTTGGGAAATTTGATTAACGGCAAAAGAATTGAACCGCTTTTGGAAGGGCTTGTTGATACGGTTTCTGTAAGCCTGAATACAAGCGATGTTGAAAATTATCTGCGCGTTGTTAGGCCGGGTTTTGGCGCGGAGTCATTTGAGAGTATGCTGGATTTTGCGCGGGAGTGTAAAAAATATGTTCCCAACGTGGTGATGACTACGGTTGATACTACAATAAGCCATGAGGACGAAAAATGCTGTGCAGAGATTTGCCGCGGGCTTGGTGTTAGTTACCGCATACGTGAATATTCCGCACCGGATGAAGGGGACAGTTCAAAGGGTACAGTTTCAGAAAACAAATCAACGCTTAAGGATACAGATGCAGTCGTGGAAACAGAAACGGGTACAGGTGAAAAACCACGCAGCCAGTTAACGACTCTGTGCTATATTGAAAAAGGTGACAGTTATCTTATGCTACACCGCGTTTCCAAAAAGAATGATATAAACCATGACAAGTGGATTGGAGTGGGCGGGCATTTTGAAAGAGATGAAAGCCCGGAGGACTGTCTTTTGCGCGAAGTTAAGGAAGAGACAGGACTTACTCTGAATGGGTACAGATTCCGCGGTATTGTGACTTTTATTTCTGACGGATCTGAGGCCGAATATATGTGCCTTTATACAAGTGATGATTTTAGCGGTACACTTATTGACTGTGATGAAGGTAAACTTGAGTGGATTAAAAAGGCCGACTTTATGAAACTGGAGCACTGGGAAGGAGATGCCATTTTTCTTAAGCTGATTGAAGAAGACGCGCCGTTTTTTTCTTTGAAGCTGGTGTATACTAACGGTCGTTTGGTTGAATCTGTTCTGAACGGTCGTAAGTTGTAG
- a CDS encoding 30S ribosomal protein S1: MKNLYEPGQLVETTVVAISGDTVFIDLGLKSEGFVDKAEFTDENGNITIKEGDKIKVYFASANRDELHFTTKLSGQNAGKDILESAYKNAIPVEGHVTKEIKGGYEVMVGTVRAFCPYSQMGYKQKKEPAEYVGEHLTFKIQEYKNDGRNIVVSNRAVLEEQAADELSKLEQKLTVGMTVTGTVKSIESYGAFIDVDGFQALLPISEISRIRVTNVADVLKVGQTITAKIIRTDWAHERMSLSTKELEADPWEGADKKFPAGTTLDGTISRVADFGLFVQLASGIDGLVHISRLNVERNTNLKKVYKPGDKLPVVVDKIDLAEHRISLSPVVSNEEEENAHEYLSKQNDDGETYNPFAALLKNRK, translated from the coding sequence ATGAAAAACCTGTACGAACCCGGACAGCTTGTAGAAACAACCGTAGTGGCAATATCCGGCGACACCGTATTCATAGACCTTGGACTCAAAAGCGAAGGATTTGTAGACAAAGCAGAATTTACAGATGAAAACGGAAACATAACAATAAAAGAAGGCGACAAAATAAAAGTCTACTTCGCCTCAGCAAACCGCGACGAACTGCACTTCACCACAAAACTCAGCGGACAAAATGCCGGTAAAGACATACTCGAAAGTGCATACAAAAACGCAATACCCGTAGAAGGACACGTAACAAAAGAAATCAAAGGCGGCTACGAAGTAATGGTCGGAACAGTCCGCGCCTTCTGTCCTTATTCTCAAATGGGATACAAACAAAAAAAAGAACCGGCAGAATACGTCGGCGAACACCTGACCTTCAAAATTCAGGAATACAAAAATGACGGACGCAACATCGTGGTATCAAACAGAGCCGTCCTTGAAGAACAGGCCGCAGACGAACTCAGTAAACTTGAACAAAAACTCACAGTCGGAATGACCGTAACAGGAACAGTAAAATCAATTGAAAGCTACGGAGCATTCATCGACGTAGACGGATTCCAGGCTCTTCTTCCAATATCAGAAATTTCACGCATAAGAGTAACAAACGTAGCAGACGTACTCAAAGTAGGACAGACAATAACCGCAAAAATAATCCGCACAGACTGGGCACACGAAAGAATGAGTCTTTCAACAAAAGAACTTGAAGCAGACCCGTGGGAAGGAGCAGACAAAAAATTCCCAGCCGGAACAACCTTAGACGGAACAATCTCACGCGTTGCAGACTTTGGACTCTTTGTTCAGCTCGCAAGCGGAATAGACGGACTCGTTCACATATCACGCCTTAACGTTGAGCGCAACACAAACCTCAAAAAAGTATACAAACCAGGAGACAAACTACCGGTCGTTGTAGACAAAATCGACCTGGCAGAACACAGAATTTCCCTTTCTCCTGTAGTCTCAAATGAAGAAGAAGAAAATGCACACGAATATCTTTCCAAACAGAATGACGACGGCGAAACATACAATCCGTTTGCAGCACTTCTAAAAAACAGAAAATAA